A section of the Streptomyces sp. NBC_01363 genome encodes:
- a CDS encoding TIGR00730 family Rossman fold protein — MKICVFLSAADLDERYTRPAREFAELLGKGGHTLVWGGSESGLMKVVADGVQESGGRLVGVSVDFLAAKARTHADEMVIARDLAERKALLLEKADAVVIMVGGTGTLDEATEILELKKHGKHDKPVVLLNTAGFYDGLRQQFQRMEDEGFLPVPLADLVFFAKDGVGALAYLEEWSGLR; from the coding sequence ATGAAGATCTGCGTATTCCTCTCCGCCGCCGACCTCGACGAGCGCTACACCCGGCCCGCCCGCGAATTCGCCGAGCTGCTCGGCAAGGGCGGCCACACCCTGGTCTGGGGAGGCTCGGAGAGCGGGCTGATGAAGGTCGTCGCCGACGGGGTCCAGGAGTCGGGCGGGCGGCTGGTGGGGGTGTCGGTCGACTTCCTGGCCGCGAAGGCGCGTACCCACGCGGACGAGATGGTGATCGCGCGCGATCTCGCCGAGCGCAAGGCGCTGCTCCTGGAGAAGGCCGACGCGGTCGTGATCATGGTGGGCGGGACCGGGACGCTCGACGAGGCGACCGAGATCCTGGAGCTGAAGAAGCACGGCAAGCACGACAAGCCGGTGGTCCTGCTCAACACGGCGGGCTTCTACGACGGGCTGCGCCAGCAGTTCCAGCGCATGGAGGACGAGGGCTTCCTGCCCGTCCCGCTGGCCGACCTGGTGTTCTTCGCCAAGGACGGCGTGGGCGCGCTGGCCTACCTTGAGGAGTGGTCCGGCCTGCGGTGA
- the ligA gene encoding NAD-dependent DNA ligase LigA: MAGEQQTGVPAQVQEQHALLAEQVEEHRFRYYVNDQPVVSDAEFDRLMRELEALEETYPQLRTPDSPTQKVAGPYRTEFTSVEHRERMLSLDNAFDDLELAAWGERIAKEVGTTDYHFLCEPKVDGLAVNLTYEHGRLTRAATRGDGRTGEDITPNVRTIAEIPHRLKGDRIPALVEIRGEVFFPMEAFEELNARLVEADDKPFANPRNAAAGSLRQKDPKVTRTRPLHMVVHGIGAREGFDIDCLSHAYELLREWGLPTAKYNKVVDSLDGVREFIRYFGENRHSVEHEIDGVVVKLDEIPLQGRLGSTSRAPRWAIAWKYAPEEVNTKLVNIRVGVGRTGRVTPYAQVEPVKVAGSEVEFATLHNQNVVKAKGVLIGDTVVLRKAGDVIPEILGPVVDLRDGTERAFVMPTHCPECGTELKPMKEADIDVRCPNARSCTGQLRERIAYLAGRKCLDIDHFGYVAAAALTEPLEPAEPPLHDEGDLFGLTVEELLPIRAYVRDQDSGLPKRDPKTGEEKTAWVFANQQGEPKKNALAMLDAIAAAKEAPLARILTGLSIRHVGPVAAAELARQFRSMDRIDEATEQELVEADGVGEIIAASVKQWLAEDWHREILRKWREAGVRMEDVGTGEDEGPRPLEGLTVVVTGTLAGHTRDGAKEALQSRGAKVTGSVSKKTSFVVVGDNPGSKYEKAMQLKVPVLDEDGFAVLLDQGPDVAREAAVPIEEPTE; encoded by the coding sequence ATGGCCGGCGAACAGCAGACGGGCGTGCCCGCACAGGTCCAGGAGCAGCACGCGCTCCTGGCCGAGCAGGTCGAGGAGCACCGCTTCCGGTACTACGTGAACGACCAGCCGGTCGTCAGCGACGCCGAGTTCGACCGGCTGATGCGCGAGCTGGAGGCGCTGGAGGAGACGTACCCGCAGCTGCGTACGCCGGATTCGCCGACGCAGAAGGTCGCGGGCCCGTACCGGACGGAATTCACCTCCGTCGAGCACCGCGAGCGGATGCTCTCGCTGGACAACGCCTTCGACGACCTGGAGCTGGCCGCCTGGGGCGAGCGGATCGCCAAGGAGGTCGGCACCACCGACTACCACTTCCTGTGCGAGCCGAAGGTCGACGGTCTGGCGGTCAACCTCACCTATGAGCACGGGCGGCTGACCCGGGCCGCCACCCGCGGCGACGGCCGCACCGGCGAGGACATCACCCCCAATGTCCGTACGATCGCCGAGATCCCGCACCGGCTGAAGGGCGACCGGATCCCGGCGCTGGTCGAGATCCGCGGCGAGGTGTTCTTCCCGATGGAGGCCTTCGAGGAGCTCAACGCCCGGCTCGTCGAGGCCGACGACAAGCCGTTCGCCAATCCGCGCAACGCGGCGGCGGGTTCACTGCGCCAGAAGGACCCGAAGGTCACCCGTACCCGCCCGCTGCACATGGTGGTGCACGGCATCGGCGCCCGCGAGGGCTTCGACATCGACTGCCTCTCGCACGCCTACGAGCTGCTGCGCGAATGGGGTCTGCCCACCGCCAAGTACAACAAGGTGGTGGATTCCCTCGACGGGGTACGGGAGTTCATCAGGTACTTCGGCGAGAACCGGCACTCCGTGGAGCACGAGATCGACGGCGTGGTCGTCAAGCTCGACGAGATCCCGCTCCAGGGCCGGCTCGGCTCCACCTCGCGCGCGCCGCGCTGGGCCATCGCCTGGAAGTACGCCCCGGAGGAGGTCAACACCAAGCTGGTCAACATCCGGGTCGGTGTCGGCCGGACCGGCCGGGTCACGCCGTACGCCCAGGTCGAGCCGGTCAAAGTGGCGGGCTCCGAGGTGGAGTTCGCCACCCTGCACAACCAGAACGTGGTGAAGGCGAAGGGCGTCCTCATCGGGGACACGGTGGTGCTCCGCAAGGCGGGCGACGTGATCCCGGAGATCCTCGGCCCGGTCGTCGACCTCCGCGACGGCACCGAGCGGGCGTTCGTGATGCCGACGCACTGCCCGGAGTGCGGCACGGAGCTGAAGCCCATGAAGGAGGCGGACATCGATGTCCGCTGCCCCAACGCGCGGTCCTGCACCGGCCAGTTGCGGGAGCGCATCGCCTATCTCGCGGGCCGCAAGTGCCTGGACATCGACCACTTCGGCTATGTCGCGGCCGCGGCCCTGACCGAGCCGCTGGAGCCCGCCGAGCCGCCGCTGCACGACGAGGGCGATCTGTTCGGGCTGACCGTCGAGGAGCTGCTGCCGATCCGGGCCTATGTCCGGGACCAGGACAGCGGGCTGCCCAAGCGCGATCCGAAGACCGGCGAGGAGAAGACCGCCTGGGTCTTCGCCAACCAGCAGGGCGAGCCGAAGAAGAACGCCCTCGCGATGCTCGACGCCATCGCCGCGGCCAAGGAGGCACCGCTCGCCCGGATCCTCACCGGGCTGTCCATCCGTCATGTGGGCCCGGTCGCCGCCGCCGAACTGGCCCGTCAGTTCCGCTCCATGGACCGGATCGACGAGGCGACCGAACAGGAGCTGGTCGAGGCCGACGGGGTCGGGGAGATCATCGCCGCGTCGGTGAAGCAGTGGCTCGCCGAGGACTGGCACCGGGAGATCCTGCGCAAGTGGCGCGAGGCCGGGGTCCGGATGGAGGACGTGGGCACGGGCGAGGACGAGGGGCCGCGCCCGCTCGAAGGGCTGACCGTCGTCGTCACCGGCACGCTGGCCGGCCACACCAGGGATGGCGCGAAAGAGGCGCTCCAGAGCCGCGGAGCGAAGGTGACAGGTTCCGTTTCGAAGAAGACCTCCTTCGTGGTCGTCGGTGACAACCCCGGTTCGAAGTACGAAAAGGCCATGCAGCTGAAGGTGCCGGTGCTGGACGAGGACGGCTTCGCCGTACTGCTCGATCAGGGTCCGGATGTGGCGCGTGAGGCGGCTGTGCCGATCGAAGAACCGACGGAATAG
- a CDS encoding Scr1 family TA system antitoxin-like transcriptional regulator, with protein MREQAGISILEAASMLGADRSMISNIEAARTGLSEERVRQIACHYRCPDSALVDALASMAGGRRTRHWWDEYRGKLPDGHLDVSEIEHFATRIRTAQTVHLPGLFQIEEHARAIFDFAVPRLPRLEVELRVAHRMGRQAVVTGENPTPYLGIIHEAALRLEFGGRDVSRRQLDHLADASELDHVTLLVIPFSAGPFHGAGQSVLYAEGLVPQLDTVQLDTSFGGQFVDAPTPLGNYRSLLDLMEGSALPPGESRRLIRSIAREL; from the coding sequence ATGCGCGAGCAGGCTGGCATCTCAATCCTGGAGGCGGCCTCGATGCTCGGCGCAGATCGCTCGATGATCTCCAACATCGAGGCGGCGCGCACCGGACTCAGCGAGGAACGCGTTCGCCAGATCGCCTGTCACTACAGGTGTCCGGACTCGGCGTTGGTCGACGCACTCGCCTCGATGGCAGGGGGCCGTCGGACGCGACACTGGTGGGACGAGTACCGGGGCAAGCTCCCCGATGGTCACCTCGATGTCTCCGAGATCGAGCACTTCGCCACACGCATCCGGACGGCTCAGACGGTCCACTTGCCAGGCCTCTTCCAGATCGAGGAGCACGCGCGGGCAATTTTCGACTTCGCGGTGCCCAGATTGCCCCGACTGGAAGTGGAACTCCGGGTGGCCCACCGCATGGGGCGCCAGGCCGTCGTCACCGGAGAAAACCCGACTCCCTACCTCGGCATCATCCACGAGGCCGCGCTGCGGCTGGAGTTCGGCGGCCGGGACGTGTCCCGCCGACAGCTCGACCATCTGGCGGACGCGTCCGAGCTGGATCACGTGACTCTGCTGGTCATCCCGTTCAGCGCGGGCCCCTTTCACGGCGCCGGACAGTCAGTCCTCTACGCCGAGGGTCTCGTCCCACAACTCGACACGGTCCAACTCGACACCTCGTTCGGCGGCCAATTCGTTGATGCCCCGACACCGCTGGGGAACTATCGTTCCCTTTTGGACCTGATGGAAGGCTCCGCACTCCCTCCCGGAGAGTCGCGAAGGCTCATCCGGTCGATCGCCCGCGAGCTGTGA
- the gatC gene encoding Asp-tRNA(Asn)/Glu-tRNA(Gln) amidotransferase subunit GatC yields MPGITREEVAHLARLARLELKGEELDHFAGQLDDIIGAVARVSEVADQDVPPTSHPLPLTNVMRADEVRPSLTPEQALSGAPAQEQQRFKVPQILGED; encoded by the coding sequence ATGCCTGGCATCACGCGCGAGGAGGTCGCCCACCTCGCCCGGCTGGCGCGTCTGGAGCTGAAGGGCGAAGAGCTCGATCACTTCGCCGGTCAGCTCGACGACATCATCGGCGCGGTCGCCCGCGTCTCCGAGGTCGCCGACCAAGACGTACCGCCGACCTCCCACCCGCTGCCGCTGACCAACGTCATGCGCGCGGACGAGGTCCGTCCGTCGCTCACCCCCGAGCAGGCGCTCTCCGGCGCCCCGGCCCAGGAGCAGCAGCGTTTCAAGGTGCCGCAGATCCTGGGGGAGGACTAA
- a CDS encoding DUF397 domain-containing protein — translation MPERYWQRSSFCAGGGNNCVEVAPAEGMGIAMRESESPEHVVTTNRAALRALVLAVKASGPGLG, via the coding sequence ATGCCCGAACGTTACTGGCAGCGCTCTTCGTTCTGCGCAGGCGGCGGCAACAACTGCGTCGAGGTTGCCCCAGCAGAGGGCATGGGCATCGCGATGCGCGAGAGCGAAAGCCCGGAGCACGTCGTCACAACGAACCGAGCCGCACTCCGTGCGCTTGTGCTGGCAGTGAAGGCCAGCGGTCCTGGCCTCGGCTGA
- a CDS encoding methionine synthase has protein sequence MSEKSKFSGCPATGIGSMPGGDAREAAKTVTGSFAGGEGLPYLAELPARGPGADMIGRTIGLLVDLYGHVEPSGWRISDRPGRDTRRARSWLGEDLDALEEFTQGYEGPLKVQAVGPWTLAAALERRGGEAALGDAGACRDLAGSLAEGLRAHLAEVRRRVPGADVILQLDEPSLTGVLRGRIRTASGYRTYRAVDRQVVEGTLRDVLAAGGDAATVVHTCAPEVPFALLRRAGAGGISFDFSLLTEREEDAIGEAVEGGTQLFLGVVPGTDPASGGLSDPGGSVMGVRTLWRRLGLNPGTLTESVVITPSCGLAGASPAYARAALAHCARAARSLADNPE, from the coding sequence GTGAGCGAGAAGAGCAAGTTCAGCGGTTGTCCGGCCACCGGAATCGGGTCCATGCCCGGGGGAGACGCACGGGAGGCGGCGAAGACCGTCACCGGTTCCTTCGCGGGCGGCGAGGGCCTGCCGTATCTGGCGGAACTGCCCGCCCGCGGGCCCGGTGCGGACATGATCGGGCGGACCATCGGGCTGCTCGTCGACCTGTACGGGCATGTCGAGCCCAGCGGCTGGCGGATCAGCGACCGGCCCGGACGCGACACCCGCCGGGCCAGGTCCTGGCTCGGCGAGGACCTCGACGCCCTGGAGGAGTTCACCCAGGGGTACGAGGGACCGCTCAAGGTCCAGGCCGTCGGGCCCTGGACGCTCGCCGCCGCGCTGGAACGCCGGGGCGGCGAGGCCGCGCTCGGCGACGCAGGGGCCTGCCGTGACCTGGCGGGCTCACTGGCGGAGGGGTTGCGCGCCCACCTCGCGGAGGTGCGCCGCAGGGTGCCCGGCGCCGACGTGATCCTCCAGCTCGACGAGCCGTCGCTGACCGGCGTACTGCGCGGGCGGATCAGGACGGCCAGCGGCTACCGCACCTACCGGGCCGTGGACCGCCAGGTCGTGGAGGGCACCCTGCGCGACGTCCTGGCGGCGGGCGGGGACGCGGCGACCGTCGTGCACACCTGCGCGCCCGAAGTGCCGTTCGCGCTGCTGCGCCGGGCCGGGGCCGGCGGTATCTCCTTCGACTTCTCGTTGCTCACCGAGCGTGAGGAGGACGCGATCGGGGAGGCCGTCGAGGGCGGCACCCAGCTCTTCCTCGGGGTGGTGCCGGGCACCGACCCGGCCTCGGGCGGATTGTCGGACCCGGGCGGTAGCGTCATGGGTGTCAGGACGCTGTGGCGCAGGCTGGGGCTGAATCCGGGGACTCTCACGGAGTCCGTGGTGATCACCCCGTCGTGCGGGCTCGCGGGTGCCTCGCCCGCGTACGCGCGCGCTGCGCTCGCCCACTGCGCTCGGGCCGCGAGATCGCTCGCAGACAACCCTGAGTAA
- a CDS encoding SseB family protein gives MTTGGDTASKQRPLRLADLAGPVTPPVPEAPEVSTSWPGIADDPLVAARREFAVLLGEFRRTAVLVPFDASGSLWSAERNGVRWICAFSDEGALARFAYAQGDAGREWTYRAILGARLLDVMVPLLPGPAGVALDAGSEDGVLFPPVAGVVPEAVAMDLGESA, from the coding sequence ATGACCACGGGTGGGGACACGGCATCGAAACAGCGGCCGCTACGGCTGGCCGACTTGGCCGGGCCGGTGACACCACCTGTACCGGAAGCGCCAGAGGTTTCCACGTCGTGGCCCGGCATCGCGGACGATCCGCTGGTTGCTGCACGCCGGGAGTTCGCGGTGCTGCTGGGCGAGTTCCGTCGTACGGCGGTGCTGGTCCCGTTCGACGCGTCGGGAAGTCTGTGGTCGGCCGAACGGAACGGTGTGCGTTGGATCTGCGCGTTCTCGGACGAGGGGGCACTGGCCCGGTTTGCCTACGCACAGGGTGATGCCGGCAGGGAGTGGACGTACCGGGCGATTCTCGGTGCGCGGTTGCTGGATGTGATGGTTCCGCTGTTGCCGGGTCCGGCGGGGGTTGCGCTGGATGCGGGCAGCGAGGACGGGGTGCTGTTCCCGCCGGTGGCGGGGGTCGTGCCGGAGGCGGTCGCGATGGATCTCGGGGAGTCGGCGTGA
- a CDS encoding SDR family oxidoreductase produces the protein MPTHVITGAGSGIGAAVTRRLLERGDETVLFARDAGRAKELAELHPGARTLVGDLSNPDRLSWALAQQAVPERVDSLLHIAGVVELGKVGDLTPKAWHFQLNANLVAPAELTRLFLPQLRVAQGHVLFVNSGAGLAAHAEWGAYAASKHGLKALADSLRHEEHANGVRVTSVYPGRTASPMQAKVHQQEGKEYDPSRWIDPESVATTILMAIDLPRDAEVNDLTVRPGR, from the coding sequence ATGCCCACTCATGTCATCACCGGTGCCGGCTCCGGCATCGGAGCCGCTGTCACCCGCCGTCTGCTGGAGCGCGGTGACGAGACCGTGCTGTTCGCCCGCGACGCGGGCCGTGCCAAGGAGCTGGCCGAGCTCCACCCGGGCGCGCGCACGCTCGTCGGCGATCTCTCCAACCCGGACCGGCTGTCGTGGGCGCTCGCCCAGCAGGCGGTGCCGGAGCGGGTCGACTCGCTGCTGCACATCGCGGGCGTCGTCGAGCTCGGCAAGGTCGGTGACCTCACGCCCAAGGCCTGGCACTTCCAGCTCAACGCCAACCTGGTCGCGCCCGCCGAGCTGACCCGGCTCTTCCTGCCGCAGCTGCGCGTCGCCCAGGGCCATGTGCTCTTCGTGAACTCGGGCGCCGGCCTCGCGGCACACGCCGAGTGGGGCGCGTACGCCGCGAGCAAGCACGGCCTGAAGGCCCTCGCCGACTCGCTGCGTCACGAGGAGCACGCCAACGGCGTCCGGGTCACCTCCGTCTACCCGGGGCGCACCGCCAGCCCCATGCAGGCCAAGGTCCACCAGCAGGAGGGCAAGGAGTACGACCCCTCCCGCTGGATCGACCCGGAGTCGGTGGCCACCACGATCCTGATGGCCATCGACCTGCCGCGCGACGCCGAGGTCAACGACCTCACGGTGCGCCCCGGACGCTGA
- a CDS encoding bifunctional diguanylate cyclase/phosphodiesterase: MKPTESAAPVSRLQGFVGLTPKVGAVFIAIAVVQIATGFYRTVSEGHALFPDGRAGWSLAVLTGIIVGHLVALGRDRWWGGTGSGASLTLAVLMLYGWVPAGLVSLVVVVLVGVARRHRWWQGLLHGAVDILGIGAAALVLAAFGEVQTVESPWQPLDWGIAAVPEVLLAASTYLLVTRVLLWYARAPQGGGLPTIARTALLRQGLVAVALLAIAPLICVVAMATPLLLPLFAVPLIALDSALWIARARAEEQLRDPLTGLPNRQWLLERTWTALEDAESVGARSALVLIDLDRFRAVNDTLGHLAGDRLLLQIAERLRLALPRGAEAARLGGDEFAVLLPTADSTTSAQRVARHLVADLSSPLDLDGLTLVLEASAGVAVYPDHALDAEGLLRRADVAMYQAKRDRTGVEVYESKRDSNTPDRLGLLGDLRRALDAGEVELHYQPKVRFDGQVAGLEALVRWVHPERGRVPPDEFIAIAESSGLMPHLTEYVLETALAQVARWRAQGLFVPVAVNVSPRDVHTPGFAGGVAARLARHGVPAGALQLEITEHVLLEDPQRAADTLAGLTGHGVKMSLDDFGTGYSSLVHLRRLPVSELKIDRSFVARLAVDNEDAEIVRCTIDLAHSLGLLVVAEGVEDDETWERLRDLRCDAVQGWLVAAAMPPQETTAWLRARGEHGWRRPAELAAAAAAAAAAARTSPELEQRPPGRAANSRPATT; encoded by the coding sequence ATGAAACCGACCGAGAGCGCCGCACCGGTGTCGCGGCTGCAAGGTTTCGTCGGCCTCACGCCAAAAGTGGGTGCCGTTTTCATCGCGATCGCCGTTGTTCAGATCGCGACCGGTTTCTACCGGACCGTGAGCGAAGGACACGCGCTCTTCCCCGACGGCAGAGCCGGCTGGTCCCTCGCCGTCCTGACCGGGATCATCGTCGGTCATCTCGTCGCGCTCGGACGCGACCGCTGGTGGGGAGGGACCGGTTCCGGGGCCTCCCTCACCCTGGCCGTGCTGATGCTCTACGGCTGGGTGCCCGCCGGACTGGTCAGTCTGGTCGTCGTGGTCCTCGTCGGCGTCGCCCGCAGACACCGCTGGTGGCAGGGGCTCCTGCACGGCGCGGTGGACATCCTGGGGATAGGCGCGGCGGCCCTGGTGCTCGCCGCGTTCGGCGAGGTGCAGACCGTCGAATCACCCTGGCAGCCACTCGACTGGGGCATCGCCGCCGTCCCGGAGGTCCTCCTGGCCGCCTCCACCTACCTCCTGGTCACCCGGGTCCTGCTGTGGTACGCACGGGCACCCCAGGGCGGCGGGCTGCCGACCATCGCCCGCACCGCCCTGCTGCGCCAGGGCCTCGTCGCGGTCGCCCTGCTCGCCATCGCACCGCTGATCTGCGTCGTCGCGATGGCCACCCCCCTGCTCCTGCCGCTCTTCGCGGTCCCGCTGATCGCCCTGGACTCCGCCCTCTGGATCGCACGGGCGCGGGCCGAGGAGCAGCTGCGCGACCCGCTGACCGGACTGCCCAACCGGCAGTGGCTGCTGGAGCGCACCTGGACGGCTCTGGAGGACGCCGAATCCGTCGGTGCGAGATCCGCTCTGGTCCTGATCGACCTCGACCGGTTCCGCGCGGTCAACGACACCCTCGGCCATCTGGCGGGGGACCGGCTGCTGTTGCAGATAGCGGAACGTCTCAGACTCGCACTGCCCCGCGGGGCGGAGGCCGCGCGGCTCGGCGGCGACGAGTTCGCGGTGCTCCTGCCGACCGCCGACTCCACCACCAGCGCCCAGCGGGTCGCCCGCCACCTCGTCGCCGACCTGTCCTCCCCGCTGGACCTCGACGGTCTGACCCTGGTGTTGGAGGCCAGCGCCGGAGTCGCCGTCTACCCCGACCACGCGCTGGACGCCGAAGGGCTGCTCAGGCGCGCGGACGTGGCGATGTACCAGGCCAAGCGCGACCGTACGGGCGTCGAGGTCTACGAGTCGAAGCGGGACAGCAACACTCCGGACCGGCTCGGGCTCCTGGGCGATCTGCGCCGCGCGCTGGACGCCGGCGAGGTCGAGCTCCACTACCAGCCGAAGGTCCGCTTCGACGGCCAGGTGGCCGGCCTCGAAGCCCTGGTGCGCTGGGTGCATCCGGAACGCGGCAGGGTCCCCCCGGACGAGTTCATCGCCATCGCCGAGTCGTCCGGCCTCATGCCGCACCTCACGGAGTACGTCCTGGAGACGGCGCTGGCCCAGGTCGCCCGGTGGCGGGCACAGGGCCTGTTCGTCCCGGTCGCGGTCAACGTCTCCCCGCGCGACGTCCACACTCCCGGGTTCGCGGGCGGTGTCGCGGCCCGCCTCGCCCGGCACGGCGTCCCGGCCGGGGCACTGCAGCTGGAAATAACGGAACACGTGCTGCTGGAGGACCCGCAGCGCGCCGCCGACACGCTCGCCGGACTGACCGGGCACGGCGTGAAGATGTCCCTCGACGACTTCGGTACGGGGTACTCCTCGCTCGTCCATCTGCGACGGCTGCCGGTCAGCGAGCTGAAGATCGACCGCTCGTTCGTGGCCCGGCTGGCCGTGGACAACGAGGACGCGGAGATCGTCCGCTGCACGATCGACCTGGCCCACTCGCTCGGCCTGCTGGTCGTCGCGGAAGGGGTCGAGGACGACGAGACCTGGGAGCGGCTGCGGGATCTGCGCTGCGACGCGGTGCAGGGGTGGCTGGTCGCCGCCGCGATGCCGCCGCAGGAGACCACGGCCTGGCTCCGGGCGCGGGGCGAGCACGGCTGGCGGCGGCCGGCCGAGCTGGCGGCCGCGGCAGCCGCCGCCGCGGCAGCGGCCCGTACGTCACCGGAGCTGGAGCAGCGGCCGCCCGGCCGGGCGGCCAATTCGCGGCCCGCGACGACTTGA
- a CDS encoding DUF427 domain-containing protein, protein MTTSPGHRITVEPDTEHVRVVRDGQVLAESRRPLVLRETGCPVRYYLPPEDVRTDLLTASDTRTHCPFKGDASYWSLPDAPDLVWAYPDPKPEVAAIKDHFCFYDTEKVTATVTD, encoded by the coding sequence ATGACTACGTCACCAGGACACCGCATCACGGTCGAGCCCGACACCGAGCATGTACGGGTGGTCCGCGACGGGCAGGTGCTCGCCGAGAGTCGGCGCCCGCTCGTCCTGCGCGAGACGGGCTGTCCGGTCCGCTACTACCTGCCGCCCGAGGACGTCCGTACGGACCTCCTGACAGCCTCGGACACCCGAACCCACTGCCCCTTCAAGGGAGATGCCTCCTACTGGTCGCTGCCGGACGCCCCTGACCTCGTCTGGGCCTACCCGGACCCGAAGCCCGAAGTGGCCGCGATCAAGGACCACTTCTGCTTCTACGACACCGAAAAAGTCACTGCGACAGTCACCGACTGA
- a CDS encoding alpha/beta fold hydrolase produces the protein MDKILSRDGTMIAYRHRGEGPPVILVGGSLGTAATEAPLARLLAPHFHVVTYDRRGRGSSGDSGPYAVEREIDDLATLVTAVGGRASVFGTGAGGALALEAQAAGLPVDLLAVYEPPYTPSASGLQYKACCTSRLHRLLSTGDRAGAVELFLSVTGLPADMIARMRRAPLWSGLVAMAHTLAYDDALLGNGAIPAARFASVTARTLVICGGSSPAPARQSTRALAEALPCARHRTLTGQTRDLAPQAVAPVLTEFFTRSAPLRQAS, from the coding sequence ATGGACAAGATTCTCTCCCGCGACGGCACCATGATCGCGTACCGGCACCGGGGTGAAGGGCCGCCGGTGATCCTGGTGGGCGGCTCGCTGGGCACGGCGGCGACCGAGGCGCCGCTGGCGCGCCTGCTCGCGCCGCACTTCCACGTCGTCACGTACGACAGGCGCGGACGCGGCTCCAGCGGCGACAGCGGCCCGTACGCGGTGGAGCGCGAGATCGATGACCTGGCCACGCTCGTCACCGCGGTGGGCGGCCGGGCCTCGGTGTTCGGCACGGGAGCGGGCGGCGCGCTGGCCCTGGAGGCGCAGGCCGCCGGCCTCCCCGTGGACCTGCTGGCGGTGTACGAACCGCCCTACACGCCGAGCGCCTCGGGCCTGCAGTACAAGGCCTGCTGCACCTCCCGCCTGCACCGGCTGCTGTCCACCGGGGACCGCGCGGGAGCCGTCGAGCTGTTCCTCTCCGTGACGGGCCTGCCGGCCGACATGATCGCCCGGATGCGCCGCGCTCCGCTGTGGAGCGGCCTGGTGGCAATGGCCCACACCCTCGCGTACGACGACGCGCTGCTCGGCAACGGCGCGATCCCGGCCGCCCGGTTCGCCTCCGTCACAGCCCGCACCCTGGTGATCTGCGGCGGCTCCAGCCCCGCCCCCGCCCGCCAGTCCACCCGCGCCCTCGCGGAAGCCCTCCCCTGCGCCCGCCACCGCACCCTGACCGGCCAGACCCGCGACCTGGCCCCGCAGGCGGTGGCCCCGGTCCTCACGGAGTTCTTCACCAGGTCCGCACCCCTGCGTCAGGCTTCCTGA
- a CDS encoding ATP-binding protein — translation MRTENTPYIPYAHQHPAPIPFAEPWQYELAFPCDPRSPRIARTTLRAILGAHELAELSYRAELLTSELTTNSVRHTKGPAAVRLQWRHPVLRISVWDMSPDLPKPYAPPIAPHAEAGRGMAILELVADRWGGCAIGEGALGPGGKTVWFEFALGA, via the coding sequence GTGAGGACCGAAAACACTCCCTACATCCCGTACGCCCACCAACACCCCGCCCCCATTCCCTTCGCCGAACCCTGGCAGTACGAACTCGCCTTCCCCTGCGACCCGCGCAGCCCCCGGATCGCCCGTACCACCCTGCGCGCCATCCTCGGCGCCCACGAACTGGCCGAACTCAGCTACCGGGCCGAGCTGTTGACGTCCGAGCTGACCACCAACTCCGTACGGCACACCAAAGGGCCGGCCGCTGTGCGGCTCCAGTGGCGGCACCCGGTGCTCCGGATCAGCGTCTGGGACATGAGCCCGGACCTGCCCAAGCCGTACGCGCCGCCTATCGCCCCCCACGCCGAAGCCGGGCGGGGCATGGCCATCCTCGAACTCGTCGCGGACCGATGGGGCGGGTGCGCCATAGGGGAAGGGGCGCTCGGGCCGGGCGGCAAGACCGTCTGGTTCGAGTTCGCGCTCGGTGCCTGA